A genomic window from Haliaeetus albicilla chromosome 10, bHalAlb1.1, whole genome shotgun sequence includes:
- the IL6R gene encoding interleukin-6 receptor subunit alpha isoform X6: MARLPGPLLPAALLLLAAAAAPAPGRPCGPAGLSQDTVLGRLGANVTLTCQDEGLANVTVSWKMEKWGTVAAVVGGHDRWLAEGNTLLLWQLRYEDSGRYSCYVGGRPLRSLRLLVEAPPCLAEPPEIPRVSCYRRSHDKDVLCEWPLQAKPSPGTRAMLWVKQRFAAENATEQRCRYFSKARKFVCRVKVPPGADDTKPLVVSTCVSNGAGGLAGEDRIITLSSVSVKPDPPLNVTVEALEKAPQQLRVNWSYPLSWDPRFYWLRFQVRYRPEPAETFTEVEQVMTTWLDIRDAWRGTRHVVQVRAQEEFGHGAWSEWSQEAVGTPWTDPRDLTSEMGPFSSQFPMEDGTYGVTLPPELFGEDAADGAGGAHPLSLLQGLSWKPVPTLWHPPMPFWWPGGACSWASPSLLASW; the protein is encoded by the exons GGCTCTCGCAGGACACGGTGCTGGGCCGCCTGGGAGCAAACGTCACGTTGACCTGCCAGGACGAGGGGCTGGCGAACGTCACCGTGTCCTGGAAGATGGAGAAGTGGGGGACGGTGGCAGCGGTGGTGGGGGGCCATGACCGGTGGCTGGCGGAGGGCAACACACTGCTCCTCTGGCAACTGCGCTACGAGGACTCGGGGCGCTACAGCTGTTACGTGGGGGGCCGCCCGCTGCGCTCCCTGCGGCTGCTGGTGGAAG cGCCTCCCTGCCTTGCAGAGCCCCCTGAAATTCCCCGGGTCTCCTGCTACCGGCGGAGCCATGACAAAGATGTCCTGTGCGAGTGGCCGCTGCAGGCGAAGCCATCCCCAGGGACGCGGGCGATGCTCTGGGTGAAGCAGAG GTTCGCAGCTGAGAATGCCACAGAGCAGCGGTGCCGCTACTTCTCCAAGGCACGGAAGTTTGTTTGCCGGGTGAAGGTGCCACCCGGCGCTGATGACACCAAACCCCTCGTGGTGTCCACGTGCGTCAGTAACGGCGccggcggcttggccggtgaGGACAGGATCATCACCCTCAGCAGCGTCT CAGTGAAGCCCGACCCTCCCCTCAATGTGACAGTGGAGGCACTGGAGAAGGCACCGCAGCAGTTGCGTGTCAACTGGTCCTACCCCTTGTCCTGGGACCCCCGCTTCTACTGGCTCCGCTTCCAGGTCCGCTACCGCCCCGAGCCCGCCGAGACCTTCACGGAG GTGGAACAGGTGATGACGACGTGGCTGGACATCCGTGACGCCTGGCGAGGGACGCGGCACGTGGTGCAGGTGCGGGCGCAGGAGGAGTTTGGCCACGGCGCGTGGAGCGAGTGGAGCCAGGAGGCGGTGGGCACCCCCTGGACAG ACCCCAGGGACCTCACCTCTGAAATGGGACCCTTCAGCTCGCAG TTCCCCATGGAGGATGGCACCTATGGGGTCACGCTGCCCCCCGAGCTCTTcggggaagatgctgctgaTGGCGCTGGTG GAGCCCATcccctctctctgctgcaggggCTGTCATGGAAGCCAGTGCCCACTCTGTGGCATCCCCCTATGCCTTTCTGGTGGCCGGGGGGAGCCTGCTCCTGGGCATCGCCCTCTTTGTTGGCATCATGGTGA
- the IL6R gene encoding interleukin-6 receptor subunit alpha isoform X1 encodes MARLPGPLLPAALLLLAAAAAPAPGRPCGPAGLSQDTVLGRLGANVTLTCQDEGLANVTVSWKMEKWGTVAAVVGGHDRWLAEGNTLLLWQLRYEDSGRYSCYVGGRPLRSLRLLVEAPPCLAEPPEIPRVSCYRRSHDKDVLCEWPLQAKPSPGTRAMLWVKQRFAAENATEQRCRYFSKARKFVCRVKVPPGADDTKPLVVSTCVSNGAGGLAGEDRIITLSSVSVKPDPPLNVTVEALEKAPQQLRVNWSYPLSWDPRFYWLRFQVRYRPEPAETFTEVEQVMTTWLDIRDAWRGTRHVVQVRAQEEFGHGAWSEWSQEAVGTPWTDPRDLTSEMGPFSSQFPMEDGTYGVTLPPELFGEDAADGAGGAVMEASAHSVASPYAFLVAGGSLLLGIALFVGIMVRYKQTWRTGGQRGAKQEGEAQHVLVPLGPPSPPLSETPLLSPPGPLAPGALHVTNLDYFFSEQ; translated from the exons GGCTCTCGCAGGACACGGTGCTGGGCCGCCTGGGAGCAAACGTCACGTTGACCTGCCAGGACGAGGGGCTGGCGAACGTCACCGTGTCCTGGAAGATGGAGAAGTGGGGGACGGTGGCAGCGGTGGTGGGGGGCCATGACCGGTGGCTGGCGGAGGGCAACACACTGCTCCTCTGGCAACTGCGCTACGAGGACTCGGGGCGCTACAGCTGTTACGTGGGGGGCCGCCCGCTGCGCTCCCTGCGGCTGCTGGTGGAAG cGCCTCCCTGCCTTGCAGAGCCCCCTGAAATTCCCCGGGTCTCCTGCTACCGGCGGAGCCATGACAAAGATGTCCTGTGCGAGTGGCCGCTGCAGGCGAAGCCATCCCCAGGGACGCGGGCGATGCTCTGGGTGAAGCAGAG GTTCGCAGCTGAGAATGCCACAGAGCAGCGGTGCCGCTACTTCTCCAAGGCACGGAAGTTTGTTTGCCGGGTGAAGGTGCCACCCGGCGCTGATGACACCAAACCCCTCGTGGTGTCCACGTGCGTCAGTAACGGCGccggcggcttggccggtgaGGACAGGATCATCACCCTCAGCAGCGTCT CAGTGAAGCCCGACCCTCCCCTCAATGTGACAGTGGAGGCACTGGAGAAGGCACCGCAGCAGTTGCGTGTCAACTGGTCCTACCCCTTGTCCTGGGACCCCCGCTTCTACTGGCTCCGCTTCCAGGTCCGCTACCGCCCCGAGCCCGCCGAGACCTTCACGGAG GTGGAACAGGTGATGACGACGTGGCTGGACATCCGTGACGCCTGGCGAGGGACGCGGCACGTGGTGCAGGTGCGGGCGCAGGAGGAGTTTGGCCACGGCGCGTGGAGCGAGTGGAGCCAGGAGGCGGTGGGCACCCCCTGGACAG ACCCCAGGGACCTCACCTCTGAAATGGGACCCTTCAGCTCGCAG TTCCCCATGGAGGATGGCACCTATGGGGTCACGCTGCCCCCCGAGCTCTTcggggaagatgctgctgaTGGCGCTGGTG gggCTGTCATGGAAGCCAGTGCCCACTCTGTGGCATCCCCCTATGCCTTTCTGGTGGCCGGGGGGAGCCTGCTCCTGGGCATCGCCCTCTTTGTTGGCATCATGGTGAG gtACAAGCAGACATGGCGGACAGGTGGGCAGCGGGGGGCCAAGCAGGAAGGTGAGGCGCAGCATGTGCTAGTGCCCCtgggcccccccagccccccactCAGTGAGACCCCCCTGCTCTCGCCTCCTGGCCCCCTGGCCCCTGGGGCTCTCCATGTCACCAATTTGGACTATTTCTTCTCAGAGCAGTAG
- the IL6R gene encoding interleukin-6 receptor subunit alpha isoform X5 encodes MARLPGPLLPAALLLLAAAAAPAPGRPCGPAGLSQDTVLGRLGANVTLTCQDEGLANVTVSWKMEKWGTVAAVVGGHDRWLAEGNTLLLWQLRYEDSGRYSCYVGGRPLRSLRLLVEAPPCLAEPPEIPRVSCYRRSHDKDVLCEWPLQAKPSPGTRAMLWVKQRFAAENATEQRCRYFSKARKFVCRVKVPPGADDTKPLVVSTCVSNGAGGLAGEDRIITLSSVLEALEKAPQQLRVNWSYPLSWDPRFYWLRFQVRYRPEPAETFTEVEQVMTTWLDIRDAWRGTRHVVQVRAQEEFGHGAWSEWSQEAVGTPWTDPRDLTSEMGPFSSQFPMEDGTYGVTLPPELFGEDAADGAGGAVMEASAHSVASPYAFLVAGGSLLLGIALFVGIMVRYKQTWRTGGQRGAKQEGEAQHVLVPLGPPSPPLSETPLLSPPGPLAPGALHVTNLDYFFSEQ; translated from the exons GGCTCTCGCAGGACACGGTGCTGGGCCGCCTGGGAGCAAACGTCACGTTGACCTGCCAGGACGAGGGGCTGGCGAACGTCACCGTGTCCTGGAAGATGGAGAAGTGGGGGACGGTGGCAGCGGTGGTGGGGGGCCATGACCGGTGGCTGGCGGAGGGCAACACACTGCTCCTCTGGCAACTGCGCTACGAGGACTCGGGGCGCTACAGCTGTTACGTGGGGGGCCGCCCGCTGCGCTCCCTGCGGCTGCTGGTGGAAG cGCCTCCCTGCCTTGCAGAGCCCCCTGAAATTCCCCGGGTCTCCTGCTACCGGCGGAGCCATGACAAAGATGTCCTGTGCGAGTGGCCGCTGCAGGCGAAGCCATCCCCAGGGACGCGGGCGATGCTCTGGGTGAAGCAGAG GTTCGCAGCTGAGAATGCCACAGAGCAGCGGTGCCGCTACTTCTCCAAGGCACGGAAGTTTGTTTGCCGGGTGAAGGTGCCACCCGGCGCTGATGACACCAAACCCCTCGTGGTGTCCACGTGCGTCAGTAACGGCGccggcggcttggccggtgaGGACAGGATCATCACCCTCAGCAGCGTCT TGGAGGCACTGGAGAAGGCACCGCAGCAGTTGCGTGTCAACTGGTCCTACCCCTTGTCCTGGGACCCCCGCTTCTACTGGCTCCGCTTCCAGGTCCGCTACCGCCCCGAGCCCGCCGAGACCTTCACGGAG GTGGAACAGGTGATGACGACGTGGCTGGACATCCGTGACGCCTGGCGAGGGACGCGGCACGTGGTGCAGGTGCGGGCGCAGGAGGAGTTTGGCCACGGCGCGTGGAGCGAGTGGAGCCAGGAGGCGGTGGGCACCCCCTGGACAG ACCCCAGGGACCTCACCTCTGAAATGGGACCCTTCAGCTCGCAG TTCCCCATGGAGGATGGCACCTATGGGGTCACGCTGCCCCCCGAGCTCTTcggggaagatgctgctgaTGGCGCTGGTG gggCTGTCATGGAAGCCAGTGCCCACTCTGTGGCATCCCCCTATGCCTTTCTGGTGGCCGGGGGGAGCCTGCTCCTGGGCATCGCCCTCTTTGTTGGCATCATGGTGAG gtACAAGCAGACATGGCGGACAGGTGGGCAGCGGGGGGCCAAGCAGGAAGGTGAGGCGCAGCATGTGCTAGTGCCCCtgggcccccccagccccccactCAGTGAGACCCCCCTGCTCTCGCCTCCTGGCCCCCTGGCCCCTGGGGCTCTCCATGTCACCAATTTGGACTATTTCTTCTCAGAGCAGTAG
- the IL6R gene encoding interleukin-6 receptor subunit alpha isoform X2 — protein MARLPGPLLPAALLLLAAAAAPAPGRPCGPAGLSQDTVLGRLGANVTLTCQDEGLANVTVSWKMEKWGTVAAVVGGHDRWLAEGNTLLLWQLRYEDSGRYSCYVGGRPLRSLRLLVEAPPCLAEPPEIPRVSCYRRSHDKDVLCEWPLQAKPSPGTRAMLWVKQRFAAENATEQRCRYFSKARKFVCRVKVPPGADDTKPLVVSTCVSNGAGGLAGEDRIITLSSVLKPDPPLNVTVEALEKAPQQLRVNWSYPLSWDPRFYWLRFQVRYRPEPAETFTEVEQVMTTWLDIRDAWRGTRHVVQVRAQEEFGHGAWSEWSQEAVGTPWTDPRDLTSEMGPFSSQFPMEDGTYGVTLPPELFGEDAADGAGGAVMEASAHSVASPYAFLVAGGSLLLGIALFVGIMVRYKQTWRTGGQRGAKQEGEAQHVLVPLGPPSPPLSETPLLSPPGPLAPGALHVTNLDYFFSEQ, from the exons GGCTCTCGCAGGACACGGTGCTGGGCCGCCTGGGAGCAAACGTCACGTTGACCTGCCAGGACGAGGGGCTGGCGAACGTCACCGTGTCCTGGAAGATGGAGAAGTGGGGGACGGTGGCAGCGGTGGTGGGGGGCCATGACCGGTGGCTGGCGGAGGGCAACACACTGCTCCTCTGGCAACTGCGCTACGAGGACTCGGGGCGCTACAGCTGTTACGTGGGGGGCCGCCCGCTGCGCTCCCTGCGGCTGCTGGTGGAAG cGCCTCCCTGCCTTGCAGAGCCCCCTGAAATTCCCCGGGTCTCCTGCTACCGGCGGAGCCATGACAAAGATGTCCTGTGCGAGTGGCCGCTGCAGGCGAAGCCATCCCCAGGGACGCGGGCGATGCTCTGGGTGAAGCAGAG GTTCGCAGCTGAGAATGCCACAGAGCAGCGGTGCCGCTACTTCTCCAAGGCACGGAAGTTTGTTTGCCGGGTGAAGGTGCCACCCGGCGCTGATGACACCAAACCCCTCGTGGTGTCCACGTGCGTCAGTAACGGCGccggcggcttggccggtgaGGACAGGATCATCACCCTCAGCAGCGTCT TGAAGCCCGACCCTCCCCTCAATGTGACAGTGGAGGCACTGGAGAAGGCACCGCAGCAGTTGCGTGTCAACTGGTCCTACCCCTTGTCCTGGGACCCCCGCTTCTACTGGCTCCGCTTCCAGGTCCGCTACCGCCCCGAGCCCGCCGAGACCTTCACGGAG GTGGAACAGGTGATGACGACGTGGCTGGACATCCGTGACGCCTGGCGAGGGACGCGGCACGTGGTGCAGGTGCGGGCGCAGGAGGAGTTTGGCCACGGCGCGTGGAGCGAGTGGAGCCAGGAGGCGGTGGGCACCCCCTGGACAG ACCCCAGGGACCTCACCTCTGAAATGGGACCCTTCAGCTCGCAG TTCCCCATGGAGGATGGCACCTATGGGGTCACGCTGCCCCCCGAGCTCTTcggggaagatgctgctgaTGGCGCTGGTG gggCTGTCATGGAAGCCAGTGCCCACTCTGTGGCATCCCCCTATGCCTTTCTGGTGGCCGGGGGGAGCCTGCTCCTGGGCATCGCCCTCTTTGTTGGCATCATGGTGAG gtACAAGCAGACATGGCGGACAGGTGGGCAGCGGGGGGCCAAGCAGGAAGGTGAGGCGCAGCATGTGCTAGTGCCCCtgggcccccccagccccccactCAGTGAGACCCCCCTGCTCTCGCCTCCTGGCCCCCTGGCCCCTGGGGCTCTCCATGTCACCAATTTGGACTATTTCTTCTCAGAGCAGTAG
- the IL6R gene encoding interleukin-6 receptor subunit alpha isoform X3, with amino-acid sequence MARLPGPLLPAALLLLAAAAAPAPGRPCGPAGLSQDTVLGRLGANVTLTCQDEGLANVTVSWKMEKWGTVAAVVGGHDRWLAEGNTLLLWQLRYEDSGRYSCYVGGRPLRSLRLLVEEPPEIPRVSCYRRSHDKDVLCEWPLQAKPSPGTRAMLWVKQRFAAENATEQRCRYFSKARKFVCRVKVPPGADDTKPLVVSTCVSNGAGGLAGEDRIITLSSVSVKPDPPLNVTVEALEKAPQQLRVNWSYPLSWDPRFYWLRFQVRYRPEPAETFTEVEQVMTTWLDIRDAWRGTRHVVQVRAQEEFGHGAWSEWSQEAVGTPWTDPRDLTSEMGPFSSQFPMEDGTYGVTLPPELFGEDAADGAGGAVMEASAHSVASPYAFLVAGGSLLLGIALFVGIMVRYKQTWRTGGQRGAKQEGEAQHVLVPLGPPSPPLSETPLLSPPGPLAPGALHVTNLDYFFSEQ; translated from the exons GGCTCTCGCAGGACACGGTGCTGGGCCGCCTGGGAGCAAACGTCACGTTGACCTGCCAGGACGAGGGGCTGGCGAACGTCACCGTGTCCTGGAAGATGGAGAAGTGGGGGACGGTGGCAGCGGTGGTGGGGGGCCATGACCGGTGGCTGGCGGAGGGCAACACACTGCTCCTCTGGCAACTGCGCTACGAGGACTCGGGGCGCTACAGCTGTTACGTGGGGGGCCGCCCGCTGCGCTCCCTGCGGCTGCTGGTGGAAG AGCCCCCTGAAATTCCCCGGGTCTCCTGCTACCGGCGGAGCCATGACAAAGATGTCCTGTGCGAGTGGCCGCTGCAGGCGAAGCCATCCCCAGGGACGCGGGCGATGCTCTGGGTGAAGCAGAG GTTCGCAGCTGAGAATGCCACAGAGCAGCGGTGCCGCTACTTCTCCAAGGCACGGAAGTTTGTTTGCCGGGTGAAGGTGCCACCCGGCGCTGATGACACCAAACCCCTCGTGGTGTCCACGTGCGTCAGTAACGGCGccggcggcttggccggtgaGGACAGGATCATCACCCTCAGCAGCGTCT CAGTGAAGCCCGACCCTCCCCTCAATGTGACAGTGGAGGCACTGGAGAAGGCACCGCAGCAGTTGCGTGTCAACTGGTCCTACCCCTTGTCCTGGGACCCCCGCTTCTACTGGCTCCGCTTCCAGGTCCGCTACCGCCCCGAGCCCGCCGAGACCTTCACGGAG GTGGAACAGGTGATGACGACGTGGCTGGACATCCGTGACGCCTGGCGAGGGACGCGGCACGTGGTGCAGGTGCGGGCGCAGGAGGAGTTTGGCCACGGCGCGTGGAGCGAGTGGAGCCAGGAGGCGGTGGGCACCCCCTGGACAG ACCCCAGGGACCTCACCTCTGAAATGGGACCCTTCAGCTCGCAG TTCCCCATGGAGGATGGCACCTATGGGGTCACGCTGCCCCCCGAGCTCTTcggggaagatgctgctgaTGGCGCTGGTG gggCTGTCATGGAAGCCAGTGCCCACTCTGTGGCATCCCCCTATGCCTTTCTGGTGGCCGGGGGGAGCCTGCTCCTGGGCATCGCCCTCTTTGTTGGCATCATGGTGAG gtACAAGCAGACATGGCGGACAGGTGGGCAGCGGGGGGCCAAGCAGGAAGGTGAGGCGCAGCATGTGCTAGTGCCCCtgggcccccccagccccccactCAGTGAGACCCCCCTGCTCTCGCCTCCTGGCCCCCTGGCCCCTGGGGCTCTCCATGTCACCAATTTGGACTATTTCTTCTCAGAGCAGTAG
- the IL6R gene encoding interleukin-6 receptor subunit alpha isoform X4: protein MARLPGPLLPAALLLLAAAAAPAPGRPCGPAGLSQDTVLGRLGANVTLTCQDEGLANVTVSWKMEKWGTVAAVVGGHDRWLAEGNTLLLWQLRYEDSGRYSCYVGGRPLRSLRLLVEEPPEIPRVSCYRRSHDKDVLCEWPLQAKPSPGTRAMLWVKQRFAAENATEQRCRYFSKARKFVCRVKVPPGADDTKPLVVSTCVSNGAGGLAGEDRIITLSSVLKPDPPLNVTVEALEKAPQQLRVNWSYPLSWDPRFYWLRFQVRYRPEPAETFTEVEQVMTTWLDIRDAWRGTRHVVQVRAQEEFGHGAWSEWSQEAVGTPWTDPRDLTSEMGPFSSQFPMEDGTYGVTLPPELFGEDAADGAGGAVMEASAHSVASPYAFLVAGGSLLLGIALFVGIMVRYKQTWRTGGQRGAKQEGEAQHVLVPLGPPSPPLSETPLLSPPGPLAPGALHVTNLDYFFSEQ, encoded by the exons GGCTCTCGCAGGACACGGTGCTGGGCCGCCTGGGAGCAAACGTCACGTTGACCTGCCAGGACGAGGGGCTGGCGAACGTCACCGTGTCCTGGAAGATGGAGAAGTGGGGGACGGTGGCAGCGGTGGTGGGGGGCCATGACCGGTGGCTGGCGGAGGGCAACACACTGCTCCTCTGGCAACTGCGCTACGAGGACTCGGGGCGCTACAGCTGTTACGTGGGGGGCCGCCCGCTGCGCTCCCTGCGGCTGCTGGTGGAAG AGCCCCCTGAAATTCCCCGGGTCTCCTGCTACCGGCGGAGCCATGACAAAGATGTCCTGTGCGAGTGGCCGCTGCAGGCGAAGCCATCCCCAGGGACGCGGGCGATGCTCTGGGTGAAGCAGAG GTTCGCAGCTGAGAATGCCACAGAGCAGCGGTGCCGCTACTTCTCCAAGGCACGGAAGTTTGTTTGCCGGGTGAAGGTGCCACCCGGCGCTGATGACACCAAACCCCTCGTGGTGTCCACGTGCGTCAGTAACGGCGccggcggcttggccggtgaGGACAGGATCATCACCCTCAGCAGCGTCT TGAAGCCCGACCCTCCCCTCAATGTGACAGTGGAGGCACTGGAGAAGGCACCGCAGCAGTTGCGTGTCAACTGGTCCTACCCCTTGTCCTGGGACCCCCGCTTCTACTGGCTCCGCTTCCAGGTCCGCTACCGCCCCGAGCCCGCCGAGACCTTCACGGAG GTGGAACAGGTGATGACGACGTGGCTGGACATCCGTGACGCCTGGCGAGGGACGCGGCACGTGGTGCAGGTGCGGGCGCAGGAGGAGTTTGGCCACGGCGCGTGGAGCGAGTGGAGCCAGGAGGCGGTGGGCACCCCCTGGACAG ACCCCAGGGACCTCACCTCTGAAATGGGACCCTTCAGCTCGCAG TTCCCCATGGAGGATGGCACCTATGGGGTCACGCTGCCCCCCGAGCTCTTcggggaagatgctgctgaTGGCGCTGGTG gggCTGTCATGGAAGCCAGTGCCCACTCTGTGGCATCCCCCTATGCCTTTCTGGTGGCCGGGGGGAGCCTGCTCCTGGGCATCGCCCTCTTTGTTGGCATCATGGTGAG gtACAAGCAGACATGGCGGACAGGTGGGCAGCGGGGGGCCAAGCAGGAAGGTGAGGCGCAGCATGTGCTAGTGCCCCtgggcccccccagccccccactCAGTGAGACCCCCCTGCTCTCGCCTCCTGGCCCCCTGGCCCCTGGGGCTCTCCATGTCACCAATTTGGACTATTTCTTCTCAGAGCAGTAG